CGGCGCCAGCGCCGCCAGCGTGTTGGCCAGGCCGAACATCACCAGCACCGAAATGAACAGGCGCTTGCGCGGGAAACGGGCGAAATAGGCCGTCAGGAACGGCCCGAACGCCGCGACGGTAAAGGCGAACAGCGTCACCAGCAGGCCGGCCTGGGGAATGCTGACCGAAAGGTCACGGGCGATCGAAGGCAGCAGGCCGACGATGATGAACTCCGTCGTCAGCACGGTAAAACCGGCGGCTGACAACAGCAGGATGGGCAACAGCATGGAAAACTCCGGAAACGACGACATCAGCGTTGGCCGCAAGGCCCGCTGACGGGAGATGAGAAGAGGATGGCAAAGCCTAACAGAATGTTTGCGTCCAGGGGCGGCCAAGGGCAAAAAACCATGGCTCGCGCATGAGGCACCTGGGTGGCAGATCGTCACATCCGGGCGGCAAGCCCCTGTGATAAAGTCCGCCCCCTGCCGCAACATCCGCTACTTTCAGTAATTCATCAGCATGGCGTCCTCCCCCTGACGCAACGCATATTAAAAAAACAGAGATACCGCTATGACTGCTTCACCCTCCTCGTTCCTGGAAAAATTCAAACGCATCAGCCTGGTCACCCAGATCGTCATCGGCCTGATCGCCGGCATCGCCCTGGCGCTGTTCGCCCCCGAGCTGGCGAAAACCACCGCCTTTATCGGCAAGGTGTTCGTCTCGGCGCTGAAAGCCGTCGCGCCGATCCTGGTGTTCGTGCTGGTAATGGCCTCCATCGCCAACCACAAGCACGGCCAGGAAACCCATATCCGGCCGATCCTGGTGCTGTACCTGCTGGGCACCTTCGCCGCGGCGGTGGTGGCGGTGATCGCCAGCAGCCTGTTCCCCTCCTCGCTGGTGCTGAGCACCCATGACGTGGCCATCACCGCGCCCGGCGGTATCAACGAAGTGTTGCAGAGCCTGCTGCTGAGCGTGGTGGACAACCCGGTCAGCGCGCTGATGAACGCCAACTTCATCGGCATCCTGGCCTGGGCCATCGGCATGGGCGTGGCCATCCGCCATGCCGGCCAGACCACCCGCACCGTGCTCGACGACCTGTCCAACGGCGTGACCCTGATCGTGCGGGTCGTCATCCGCTTCGCCCCGCTGGGCATCTTCGGCCTCGTGGCCTCGACCCTGGCCACTTCCGGCTTCGATGCGCTGCTGGGCTATATCCACCTGCTGGCGGTGCTGATCGGCTGCATGCTGTTCGTCGCGCTGGTGATGAACCCGCTGATCGTGTTCTGGAAGATCCGTCGCAACCCGTTCCCGCTGGTGCTGACGTGCCTGCGCGAAAGTGGCATCACGGCCTTCTTCACCCGCAGCTCGGCGGCCAACATCCCGGTCAACCTGGAACTGAGCAAGCGCCTGGGCCTGCATGAAGACACCTACTCGGTGTCCATCCCGCTGGGTGCGACCATCAACATGGCCGGCGCCGCCATCACCATCACCGTGCTGACCCTGGCCGCCGTGCACACCCTGGGGATCGCCGTCGACCTGCCCACCGCCGTGCTGCTCAGCGTGGTCGCGGCCATCTGCGCCTGCGGCGCCTCCGGCGTGGCGGGCGGCTCGCTGCTGCTGATTCCCCTGGCCTGCAGCCTGTTCGGCATCCCC
This portion of the Pseudomonas sp. MRSN 12121 genome encodes:
- the sstT gene encoding serine/threonine transporter SstT codes for the protein MTASPSSFLEKFKRISLVTQIVIGLIAGIALALFAPELAKTTAFIGKVFVSALKAVAPILVFVLVMASIANHKHGQETHIRPILVLYLLGTFAAAVVAVIASSLFPSSLVLSTHDVAITAPGGINEVLQSLLLSVVDNPVSALMNANFIGILAWAIGMGVAIRHAGQTTRTVLDDLSNGVTLIVRVVIRFAPLGIFGLVASTLATSGFDALLGYIHLLAVLIGCMLFVALVMNPLIVFWKIRRNPFPLVLTCLRESGITAFFTRSSAANIPVNLELSKRLGLHEDTYSVSIPLGATINMAGAAITITVLTLAAVHTLGIAVDLPTAVLLSVVAAICACGASGVAGGSLLLIPLACSLFGIPSEIAMQVVAVGFIIGVLQDSAETALNSSTDVLFTAAACMAQEEKAQPAA